A genome region from Bradyrhizobium commune includes the following:
- a CDS encoding response regulator transcription factor codes for MQDTVKPATRLLIVDDHPVVVFGCRSLFASDNSIRIDEASDAKSGHRAFVSKRPDVTVIDITLPDVSGFELMRRIRKDDPDAKIIMFSTNDDPALVVRAVEMGAQGYVSKGDDPKILVKAVRKVAAGDNFISPQLAEAVTFSGAAIKANPASQMTPRELEILRLLGRGNKIVEVAEALGISYKTVANTTSLLKQKLGAKNHSDLIRIAVEIGMN; via the coding sequence ATGCAAGACACAGTCAAGCCGGCCACCCGCCTGTTGATCGTCGACGATCATCCCGTCGTTGTGTTTGGTTGCCGATCATTGTTTGCCTCCGACAATTCGATTCGGATCGACGAAGCCAGCGACGCCAAATCCGGTCATCGCGCTTTCGTCAGCAAGCGCCCCGACGTCACCGTCATCGACATCACATTGCCAGACGTTTCCGGGTTCGAGTTGATGCGGCGGATCCGCAAGGACGACCCGGACGCGAAGATCATCATGTTCAGCACCAATGATGATCCGGCTCTTGTCGTCAGGGCCGTGGAGATGGGCGCGCAAGGCTATGTCTCGAAGGGCGACGATCCCAAGATACTCGTGAAGGCGGTACGCAAGGTCGCTGCCGGCGACAATTTCATCTCGCCGCAGCTCGCGGAAGCCGTCACGTTCTCCGGCGCCGCGATCAAGGCCAATCCGGCCTCGCAGATGACGCCGCGCGAGCTCGAGATTCTCCGCCTGCTCGGGCGCGGCAACAAGATCGTCGAGGTCGCCGAGGCGCTCGGCATTTCCTACAAGACCGTCGCCAACACGACATCCCTGCTCAAGCAGAAATTAGGGGCCAAGAACCATTCCGACCTGATCCGGATCGCGGTGGAAATCGGGATGAACTGA
- a CDS encoding GNAT family N-acetyltransferase: MALFRLPSSGPAALAPRGNGLLLRAPQMSDFLQWAHLRESSRDYLTPWEPIWPSDDLTRSGFRRRLRRYSEDIAADRSYPFLIFRELDSAMVGGITLANVRRGIVQAGTIGYWVGQPHAHRGYMTAALRVLLPTLFGELNLHRVEAACIPTNSPSIRVLEKCGFSREGLARRYLCINGVWQDHLLFGLLHEDFRG; the protein is encoded by the coding sequence ATGGCCCTCTTTCGCCTGCCATCCAGTGGACCTGCCGCCCTCGCGCCGCGCGGCAACGGACTTTTGCTGAGGGCGCCGCAGATGTCCGACTTTTTGCAGTGGGCACATCTGCGCGAGAGCAGCCGCGACTACCTGACGCCCTGGGAGCCGATCTGGCCTTCGGACGACCTCACCCGCTCCGGCTTCCGCCGCCGCCTGCGCCGCTATTCCGAGGATATCGCGGCGGACCGCTCCTATCCCTTCCTGATCTTCCGCGAGCTCGACAGCGCCATGGTCGGCGGCATCACGCTCGCCAATGTCCGACGCGGCATCGTCCAGGCCGGCACCATCGGCTACTGGGTCGGCCAGCCCCATGCCCATCGCGGCTACATGACGGCGGCGCTTCGGGTGCTGCTGCCGACGCTGTTCGGCGAGCTCAATCTGCACCGTGTCGAGGCCGCCTGCATCCCCACCAATTCGCCGTCGATCCGGGTGCTGGAGAAATGCGGCTTCTCCCGCGAGGGCCTGGCGCGCCGCTATCTCTGCATCAACGGGGTCTGGCAGGATCATTTGCTGTTCGGCCTGCTGCACGAGGATTTCCGCGGCTAG
- a CDS encoding F0F1 ATP synthase subunit B family protein translates to MFFDPETWVAIAFVILMVVFGYLGVFKSAMSALDKRAERIKAELDDATRLKQEAAKVLADYKARSALAEREAADIIANAKTEAERIATEAKAKMEDFVARRTKTAESKIALAEAQALADVRAAAAEAAVTAASTILSQSVKGQVADDLLAKGITEVRQKLN, encoded by the coding sequence ATGTTCTTCGATCCTGAAACCTGGGTCGCCATCGCCTTCGTGATCCTGATGGTCGTGTTCGGCTATCTCGGGGTGTTCAAGTCGGCGATGTCGGCGCTCGACAAGCGCGCCGAGCGCATCAAGGCCGAGCTCGACGACGCGACGCGCCTCAAGCAGGAGGCCGCCAAGGTGCTCGCTGACTACAAGGCGCGCAGCGCCTTGGCCGAGCGCGAGGCTGCCGACATCATCGCCAACGCCAAGACCGAAGCCGAGCGCATCGCGACCGAGGCCAAGGCGAAGATGGAAGACTTCGTCGCCCGCCGCACCAAGACCGCGGAGAGCAAGATCGCGCTTGCCGAGGCCCAGGCCCTGGCCGACGTCCGCGCCGCGGCCGCGGAAGCGGCCGTCACGGCGGCTTCCACGATCCTGTCGCAGTCGGTCAAGGGCCAGGTCGCCGACGACCTGCTCGCCAAGGGCATCACCGAGGTTCGGCAGAAGCTGAACTGA
- a CDS encoding cytochrome c oxidase subunit 3, with the protein MATAQGKHHDYHLVDPSPWPVVGSISAFIMAVGAIGWMHHMYSAAPIVFGIGTVGVLYTMASWWGDVIKEAQYKGDHTRVVQISHRYGMILFIASEVMFFVAWFWAYFNAALFPADPVHATREALFGGVWPPKGIETFDPWHLPLLNTLILLTSGTTVTWAHHALLENDRQGLKYGLILTILLGATFTCVQAYEYSHAAFSFAGNVYGGTFFMATGFHGFHVLVGTIFLIVCLARAYAGHFSPTQHLGFEFAAWYWHFVDVVWLFLFLCIYVWGHGAETMAHGAH; encoded by the coding sequence ATGGCAACCGCGCAAGGCAAGCACCACGACTACCATCTGGTCGATCCCTCTCCGTGGCCCGTGGTCGGATCCATCTCGGCCTTTATCATGGCGGTCGGCGCGATCGGCTGGATGCATCACATGTACTCGGCTGCGCCGATCGTGTTCGGCATCGGCACCGTCGGCGTGCTCTACACCATGGCGAGCTGGTGGGGCGACGTGATCAAGGAAGCCCAGTACAAGGGCGACCACACCCGCGTCGTGCAGATCAGCCATCGCTACGGCATGATCCTGTTCATCGCCTCCGAGGTGATGTTCTTCGTCGCCTGGTTCTGGGCCTATTTCAACGCGGCGCTGTTCCCGGCCGATCCCGTTCATGCGACCCGCGAAGCCCTGTTCGGCGGCGTATGGCCGCCGAAGGGTATCGAGACGTTCGATCCCTGGCATCTGCCGCTGCTCAACACGCTGATCCTGCTGACGTCGGGCACCACGGTCACCTGGGCGCACCATGCGCTGCTCGAGAACGATCGCCAGGGCCTGAAGTATGGCTTGATCCTCACCATCCTGCTGGGCGCGACCTTCACCTGCGTGCAGGCCTATGAGTACAGCCACGCGGCGTTCTCGTTCGCGGGCAACGTCTACGGCGGGACCTTCTTCATGGCGACCGGTTTCCACGGCTTCCACGTGCTGGTCGGCACGATCTTCCTGATCGTGTGCCTGGCGCGTGCCTATGCCGGCCATTTCTCGCCGACCCAGCACCTCGGCTTCGAGTTCGCCGCCTGGTACTGGCACTTCGTCGACGTGGTCTGGTTGTTCCTGTTCCTCTGCATCTATGTCTGGGGACACGGCGCCGAGACCATGGCGCACGGCGCGCACTGA
- a CDS encoding secondary thiamine-phosphate synthase enzyme YjbQ, with product MTSAKSITRSAPSSVQATTIVSSLLTVQTPGRGFTDLTSEVAKFINEARARDGALTLFIRHTSASLTIQENADPSVLVDLATALSRLAPESAPWTHDTEGPDDMPAHVKTMLTATSLHVPVINGALALGTWQAIYLVEHRARPHRREIVLQFIGGNS from the coding sequence ATGACATCTGCCAAATCCATCACGCGCTCGGCGCCATCGTCGGTGCAAGCCACCACGATCGTATCGTCACTACTCACCGTGCAGACGCCCGGCCGCGGTTTCACCGATCTCACCAGCGAAGTTGCCAAGTTCATCAACGAGGCCCGCGCCCGCGACGGTGCGCTGACGCTGTTCATCCGTCACACCTCGGCCTCGCTGACGATCCAGGAAAACGCCGACCCTTCGGTGCTGGTCGATCTCGCCACCGCGCTGTCGCGCCTCGCACCGGAGAGCGCGCCCTGGACTCATGACACCGAGGGGCCGGACGACATGCCGGCGCACGTCAAGACGATGCTGACGGCGACGTCGCTGCATGTGCCGGTGATCAATGGCGCGCTCGCGCTCGGCACCTGGCAGGCGATCTATCTGGTCGAGCATCGCGCGCGACCGCACCGGCGCGAAATCGTGCTGCAATTTATCGGCGGCAATTCGTAA
- a CDS encoding SURF1 family protein yields MNETVRKPRVAGFALFTLLLTAVFVALGVWQLQRRIAKHELIAALTERLADAPVALPPPAQWAMLTPARDEFRRVSFIATYAASPDAMVYSSGSAVRKDASGPGTWAFLPAHLASGEIVVIDAGFVENSMQDRSVEDRAVKKLVTGAPVALTGYLRFPEAPSLLTPAESRDKRLWFVRDQLAIASALGWGAVAPFYVDLEKPVPENGIPRPGALDVNLKDDHLQYAITWFALAFAVLIAFFVWVRGRRQGGASP; encoded by the coding sequence ATGAACGAGACCGTGCGCAAGCCACGTGTGGCCGGCTTCGCGCTGTTCACGCTGCTCCTCACCGCGGTCTTCGTCGCGCTTGGCGTCTGGCAGTTGCAGCGGCGGATCGCCAAGCACGAGCTGATCGCTGCGTTGACCGAGCGTCTAGCGGACGCACCGGTCGCGCTGCCGCCGCCGGCGCAATGGGCCATGCTGACGCCCGCGCGCGACGAATTTCGCCGCGTCAGCTTCATCGCGACCTATGCGGCGTCGCCGGATGCGATGGTCTATTCCTCCGGTTCCGCCGTACGCAAGGATGCCTCCGGCCCAGGCACCTGGGCCTTCCTGCCGGCGCATCTCGCGAGCGGCGAGATCGTCGTGATCGACGCGGGCTTCGTCGAGAACAGTATGCAGGATCGCAGCGTCGAGGATCGCGCGGTGAAGAAGCTCGTCACCGGCGCGCCCGTCGCGCTCACCGGCTATCTGCGTTTTCCGGAAGCACCAAGCCTGCTCACGCCGGCGGAGAGTCGCGACAAGCGGCTGTGGTTCGTGCGCGATCAACTGGCGATCGCAAGCGCGCTCGGCTGGGGCGCCGTCGCACCATTCTACGTCGATCTCGAAAAGCCGGTGCCAGAAAACGGCATTCCGCGTCCGGGTGCGCTCGACGTGAATCTGAAGGACGATCATCTGCAATATGCGATCACCTGGTTCGCGCTCGCGTTCGCCGTGCTGATCGCATTTTTCGTTTGGGTGCGAGGACGACGCCAAGGCGGAGCGAGTCCGTAA
- the thrC gene encoding threonine synthase, whose translation MTRYISTRGEAPELGFCDVMLTGLARDGGLYVPATWPLLSAETIAGFFGRPYWEVAVDVIRPFAGSEISDAELGRMANEAYATFRHPAVVPLRQMSPHQFVLELFHGPTLAFKDVAMQLISRLMDHVLAKRDQRTTIVVATSGDTGGAAVEAFAGLENVDLVVLFPHKRISEVQQRMMTTTGAANVHALAIEGNFDDCQALVKGMFNNHRFRDATSLSGVNSINWARIVAQVVYYFTSAVAAGAPARAVDFIVPTGNFGDIFAGYVAKRMGLPVRTLRIAANVNDILARTLKTGIYEVREVHATASPSMDIQISSNFERLLFEAGRRDAAGVRRLMEQLKQSGRFVLPDATLAAIREEFDAGRADETETAAAIRAAWREAGELVDPHTAVALAVADRDTTDTTVPNIVLSTAHPAKFPDAVEAACGQRPQLPAWLDGLMTKSEHMKVMKNDQAEVERFVLSVSRAAKQGVAG comes from the coding sequence TTGACTCGTTATATCTCGACCCGGGGCGAGGCCCCCGAGCTTGGCTTCTGCGACGTGATGCTGACCGGGCTTGCCCGCGACGGCGGTCTCTACGTGCCGGCGACCTGGCCGCTTCTGTCGGCTGAGACGATCGCCGGCTTCTTCGGCCGCCCCTATTGGGAGGTCGCGGTCGACGTGATCCGTCCTTTCGCCGGCAGCGAGATTTCCGACGCCGAGCTCGGCCGCATGGCGAACGAGGCTTATGCCACCTTCCGTCATCCGGCGGTGGTGCCGCTGCGCCAGATGTCGCCGCATCAGTTCGTGCTTGAGCTGTTTCACGGTCCGACGCTCGCCTTCAAGGACGTGGCGATGCAGCTGATCTCGCGGCTGATGGACCATGTGCTGGCCAAGCGTGACCAGCGCACCACCATCGTGGTCGCGACCTCCGGCGACACGGGCGGCGCCGCGGTCGAGGCCTTTGCCGGGCTTGAGAATGTCGACCTCGTCGTGCTGTTTCCGCACAAGCGCATCTCCGAGGTGCAGCAGCGGATGATGACGACGACGGGCGCCGCCAACGTCCACGCGCTGGCGATTGAAGGCAATTTCGACGATTGCCAGGCGCTGGTGAAGGGGATGTTCAACAACCACCGCTTCCGCGATGCAACCTCGCTGTCCGGCGTCAATTCCATCAATTGGGCGCGCATCGTTGCGCAGGTGGTCTACTACTTCACCTCAGCTGTCGCCGCCGGTGCGCCGGCGCGTGCGGTGGACTTCATCGTGCCGACCGGAAATTTCGGCGACATTTTTGCCGGCTATGTCGCCAAGCGCATGGGGCTGCCGGTGCGCACCCTGCGCATCGCCGCCAACGTCAACGACATCCTGGCGCGCACGCTCAAGACCGGCATCTACGAGGTGCGCGAGGTGCACGCCACCGCGTCGCCCTCGATGGACATCCAGATCTCCTCGAATTTCGAGCGGCTGCTGTTCGAGGCCGGCCGGCGCGATGCGGCCGGCGTGCGCCGGCTGATGGAGCAGCTGAAACAGTCCGGGCGCTTCGTGCTGCCGGATGCGACGCTCGCCGCCATCCGCGAGGAATTCGATGCCGGGCGCGCGGATGAGACCGAGACCGCGGCTGCGATCCGGGCCGCCTGGCGCGAGGCCGGCGAGCTGGTCGATCCTCATACCGCGGTGGCGCTCGCCGTCGCTGATCGCGATACCACCGACACCACCGTGCCCAATATCGTGCTTTCGACCGCGCATCCGGCGAAATTCCCGGATGCCGTCGAGGCCGCCTGCGGCCAGCGGCCGCAACTGCCGGCCTGGCTCGACGGTCTGATGACCAAATCCGAACACATGAAGGTGATGAAGAACGATCAGGCCGAGGTCGAGCGGTTCGTGCTGTCGGTCAGCCGCGCCGCAAAACAGGGAGTTGCCGGATGA
- a CDS encoding F0F1 ATP synthase subunit C — translation MDPAAAKLIGAGIACIGMGGAGVGVGVIFGNYLAAAVRNPSAAQGQFGNLIFGFAVTEALGIFSLLIALLLLFVPL, via the coding sequence ATGGATCCGGCAGCAGCAAAACTTATCGGCGCGGGCATCGCATGCATCGGCATGGGCGGTGCGGGCGTCGGCGTGGGCGTGATCTTCGGCAACTACCTCGCCGCAGCCGTTCGCAACCCGTCGGCCGCTCAGGGCCAGTTCGGCAACCTGATCTTCGGATTCGCCGTGACCGAAGCGCTCGGCATTTTCTCGCTGCTGATCGCGCTGCTGCTGCTGTTCGTTCCGCTCTGA
- a CDS encoding DUF983 domain-containing protein: MNDIDGTPEPQITVLQSALRGLACKCPRCGDGKLYAGFLTLAPACERCGLDYAFIDAGDGPAIFIIMLAGAIVVGCALVVEVKYQPPFWLHAVLWFPLILATTLLPLRAMKSLLIALQFHHKAAPGRLVDRAK; the protein is encoded by the coding sequence ATGAATGACATCGACGGCACGCCCGAGCCCCAGATCACCGTCCTGCAAAGCGCACTGCGCGGGCTTGCCTGCAAATGCCCGCGCTGTGGTGATGGCAAGCTCTATGCGGGCTTCCTGACGCTCGCTCCCGCCTGCGAGCGCTGCGGTCTCGACTATGCCTTCATCGATGCCGGCGATGGCCCCGCGATCTTCATCATCATGCTGGCCGGCGCGATCGTGGTCGGCTGCGCGCTTGTCGTCGAGGTCAAGTACCAGCCGCCGTTCTGGCTGCATGCGGTGCTGTGGTTTCCGTTGATCCTCGCCACCACACTGTTGCCGCTGCGTGCCATGAAGTCGCTGCTGATCGCGCTGCAATTCCACCACAAGGCGGCTCCCGGCCGGCTGGTCGACCGCGCGAAATGA
- a CDS encoding AtpZ/AtpI family protein produces the protein MAQGTGHGENGDRDRSPEEAALSERLGNLDQRLSELRGRHIKTEQPTGDSGDGAARASAMALGFRLSSELVAGVVVGAGIGWGFDRLLSTSPFGFIVFLLLGFVAGVVNVVRTAGAGQRRGGS, from the coding sequence ATGGCTCAAGGCACGGGACACGGCGAGAATGGAGATCGCGATAGATCGCCCGAGGAAGCTGCGCTTTCCGAACGGCTCGGAAATCTTGATCAGCGGTTGTCCGAATTACGCGGCCGCCACATCAAGACCGAGCAACCCACAGGTGACAGTGGAGACGGAGCGGCCAGAGCCTCGGCGATGGCGCTTGGTTTTCGGTTATCCTCTGAGTTGGTCGCCGGGGTCGTTGTCGGGGCGGGGATTGGCTGGGGGTTCGACCGCTTGCTGTCGACGTCGCCTTTCGGATTTATCGTGTTCCTGCTGCTGGGCTTCGTGGCCGGCGTGGTGAACGTGGTGAGAACGGCGGGCGCGGGTCAAAGGCGCGGTGGTTCTTAA
- a CDS encoding cytochrome c oxidase assembly protein, with product MDQKPTISQDQSRTARKGLGRDVLVASICGGVVALMVGASYAAVPFYNWFCRATGFNGTTQVATSAPATGPIARKIAVRFDSNVAPGLPWKFEPEQTEVEVNIGQVTTIYYTVTNQAARTTSGQAAYNVAPLTVGSYFQKINCFCFTEQTMAPGEKREMPVVFYVDPSIVDDHDNDGLSTITLSYTFYPVKDPVVKPLASGDDNKRKGNLQPPG from the coding sequence AGCCGACCATATCGCAGGATCAGAGCCGGACGGCCAGGAAGGGCCTCGGCCGCGATGTGCTGGTCGCTTCGATCTGCGGCGGCGTGGTCGCGTTGATGGTCGGAGCGTCCTACGCCGCGGTGCCGTTCTACAACTGGTTCTGCCGCGCCACCGGCTTCAACGGCACGACCCAGGTCGCCACCTCGGCGCCTGCCACCGGCCCGATCGCACGCAAGATCGCGGTGCGCTTCGATTCCAACGTCGCGCCCGGCCTGCCCTGGAAGTTCGAGCCTGAGCAGACCGAGGTCGAGGTCAATATCGGCCAGGTCACCACGATCTATTACACCGTGACCAACCAGGCCGCGCGCACCACCTCAGGGCAGGCCGCCTACAACGTCGCGCCGCTGACGGTCGGGTCGTATTTCCAGAAGATCAACTGCTTCTGCTTCACCGAGCAGACCATGGCGCCTGGCGAGAAGCGCGAGATGCCGGTGGTGTTCTACGTCGATCCGTCGATCGTCGACGATCACGACAATGACGGGCTCAGCACCATCACGCTGTCCTACACGTTCTATCCGGTGAAGGATCCGGTGGTGAAGCCGCTCGCATCCGGCGATGACAACAAACGCAAGGGAAATCTCCAGCCGCCGGGTTGA
- a CDS encoding F0F1 ATP synthase subunit B family protein has protein sequence MAESHGGAKGPAAGAHTETEGGHGGGFPPFESSTFASQLVSLAIFFVVLYVVVSKLALPRVGGAIEARQNKIEGDLAEAQTLKDQSDSALKAYEGELASARTRAQAIGNESREKANAQAEAERKVLEEQLAAKLAGAEKTIASTRATAMSSVRGIAADAAGTIVQQLTGVVPDATSVNAAVDASLKG, from the coding sequence ATGGCTGAGAGTCATGGCGGCGCAAAAGGTCCCGCGGCAGGCGCCCACACCGAGACCGAAGGCGGTCACGGTGGCGGCTTTCCGCCGTTCGAGAGCAGCACCTTCGCTTCACAGCTGGTGTCGCTCGCGATCTTCTTCGTCGTTCTTTACGTGGTCGTGTCCAAGCTCGCTCTGCCGCGCGTCGGCGGCGCGATCGAGGCGCGTCAGAACAAGATCGAGGGCGACCTCGCTGAGGCGCAGACGCTGAAGGACCAGTCCGACTCGGCGCTGAAGGCCTATGAAGGCGAGCTCGCTTCGGCGCGCACGCGGGCACAGGCGATCGGCAACGAATCCCGCGAGAAGGCCAATGCGCAGGCGGAAGCCGAGCGCAAGGTCCTGGAAGAGCAGCTGGCGGCCAAGCTCGCCGGGGCGGAAAAGACCATCGCCTCGACCCGCGCAACCGCCATGAGCAGCGTCCGCGGCATCGCGGCCGATGCGGCAGGCACCATCGTGCAGCAGCTCACCGGTGTCGTTCCGGATGCGACGTCGGTCAATGCCGCCGTTGATGCGTCCTTGAAGGGTTAG
- a CDS encoding M16 family metallopeptidase gives MSVEISKLASGLTVVTDNMPHLETAALGVWAGVGGRDEKPNEHGISHLLEHMAFKGTTGRSSREIVEEIEAVGGDLNAGTSTETTSYYARVMKADVPLALDVLADILANPAFEPDELEREKNVIVQEIGAAQDTPDDVVFEHLNELCYPDQPMGRSLLGTAKTLRGFNRDMLRGYLSTHYRGPDMVVAAAGAVDHKQVVAEVERRFASFEGTPGPKPQAAMFGKGGAKVVHRELEQAHLTLALEGVPQTDLSLFSLQVFTNILGGGMSSRLFQEVREKRGLCYSIYSFHAPYTDTGFFGLYTGTDPADAPEMMEVVVDIMNDSVETLTEAEIARAKAQMKAGLLMALESCSSRAEQLARHVLAYGRPQTVQELVARIDAVSVESTRDAARALLSRSRPAVVALGSGRGLDTAVSFAEGLTRARAKARLH, from the coding sequence ATGAGCGTCGAGATATCCAAGCTTGCGTCCGGCCTGACCGTCGTCACCGACAATATGCCTCATCTCGAGACCGCCGCACTCGGCGTCTGGGCCGGCGTCGGTGGCCGCGACGAGAAGCCGAACGAGCACGGCATCTCACATCTGCTCGAGCACATGGCGTTCAAGGGGACGACCGGGCGCTCCTCGCGCGAGATCGTCGAAGAGATCGAGGCGGTCGGCGGCGACCTCAATGCCGGCACCTCGACCGAGACCACGTCCTACTATGCCCGGGTGATGAAGGCCGACGTGCCGCTGGCGCTCGATGTGCTCGCCGATATCCTCGCCAATCCCGCCTTCGAGCCGGACGAGCTCGAACGCGAGAAGAACGTCATCGTGCAGGAGATCGGCGCCGCCCAGGACACGCCGGACGACGTCGTGTTCGAGCATCTCAACGAGCTCTGCTATCCCGATCAGCCGATGGGCCGCTCGCTGCTCGGCACCGCCAAGACGCTGCGTGGCTTCAACCGCGACATGCTGCGCGGCTACCTCTCGACGCATTACCGCGGGCCCGACATGGTCGTTGCGGCCGCCGGCGCCGTCGATCATAAGCAGGTCGTGGCCGAGGTCGAGCGACGCTTCGCGAGCTTCGAGGGAACGCCGGGGCCGAAGCCGCAGGCGGCCATGTTCGGCAAGGGCGGCGCCAAGGTGGTGCATCGCGAGCTCGAGCAGGCGCATCTGACGCTGGCGCTCGAAGGCGTGCCGCAGACCGATCTGTCGCTGTTCTCGCTCCAGGTCTTCACCAACATCCTCGGCGGCGGAATGTCGTCGCGGCTGTTCCAGGAAGTGCGCGAGAAGCGCGGCCTCTGCTACTCGATCTACTCGTTCCACGCGCCCTATACCGATACCGGCTTCTTCGGCCTCTACACCGGCACCGATCCTGCCGACGCGCCGGAGATGATGGAAGTCGTGGTCGACATCATGAATGATTCCGTGGAAACGCTGACCGAGGCCGAGATTGCGCGGGCCAAGGCGCAGATGAAGGCCGGGCTGTTGATGGCGCTGGAGAGCTGCTCGTCGCGTGCGGAGCAGCTCGCCCGCCACGTGCTGGCCTATGGTCGGCCGCAGACGGTGCAGGAGCTGGTGGCCCGGATCGACGCCGTCAGCGTCGAATCGACCCGCGATGCCGCGCGTGCGCTGCTTTCGCGCAGCCGCCCTGCGGTTGTCGCATTGGGCAGTGGCAGGGGTCTGGACACGGCGGTGTCTTTTGCGGAAGGATTGACCCGGGCGCGCGCCAAGGCGCGGCTGCATTAG
- a CDS encoding F0F1 ATP synthase subunit A, producing MKIDPIHQFNIEPLFTIGHIGNQTIAFTNSSLYMLIAVAVISLLMLASGTQLVPGRLQSVAEISYEFVASTIRSTAGAEGMKFFPLIFSLFMFICVSNLIGIIPYTFTISSHLIVTAALALLVFFTVLIYGVAKNGLKFFSIFVPHGVPGYILPLVMFIEVLSFFLRPVSHSVRLFANMLAGHIALKVFAGFVAMLGFSLGAIGWVGGVLPLALTTALYALEILVAFLQAYVFAILTCIYLNDAIHPGH from the coding sequence ATGAAAATCGATCCGATCCACCAGTTCAACATCGAGCCTCTCTTCACGATCGGCCATATCGGCAATCAGACGATCGCCTTCACCAATTCATCGCTCTACATGCTGATCGCCGTGGCGGTCATCTCGCTGCTGATGCTGGCGAGCGGGACCCAGCTGGTTCCCGGGCGCCTCCAGTCGGTCGCCGAAATCTCCTACGAGTTCGTCGCGTCGACGATCCGTTCGACCGCCGGCGCGGAAGGCATGAAATTCTTCCCGCTGATCTTCTCGCTGTTCATGTTCATCTGCGTCTCGAACCTGATCGGGATCATCCCCTACACCTTCACGATCTCGAGCCATCTGATCGTGACGGCTGCGCTCGCGCTCCTGGTCTTCTTCACCGTCCTGATCTACGGCGTCGCCAAGAACGGTCTGAAATTCTTCTCGATCTTCGTGCCCCACGGTGTCCCCGGCTACATCCTGCCGCTGGTGATGTTCATCGAGGTCCTGTCGTTCTTCCTGCGGCCGGTCTCTCACAGCGTCCGTCTGTTCGCCAACATGCTGGCCGGCCACATCGCGCTGAAGGTGTTCGCGGGCTTCGTCGCCATGCTCGGCTTCTCGCTCGGCGCGATCGGCTGGGTCGGCGGGGTGCTGCCACTGGCGCTCACCACCGCGCTGTACGCCCTCGAGATCCTGGTCGCGTTCCTGCAAGCCTATGTGTTTGCGATCCTGACCTGCATCTACCTCAACGACGCCATTCATCCGGGACACTGA
- a CDS encoding nuclear transport factor 2 family protein, whose product MRDFDQMGLVIDWVDACRRGDLATLLDLYAEDGQVECSCNGTHLYRGRRELETYWGPRLAAFSSAGFGLEEINPVPDGVDLEYSVAGELRIRATFRFGPEGKIHSTLCEPARQSPPDHGCC is encoded by the coding sequence GTGCGTGATTTTGATCAGATGGGACTTGTTATCGATTGGGTGGATGCCTGCCGCAGAGGCGACCTCGCGACTCTGCTCGACCTCTATGCCGAGGATGGTCAGGTGGAATGCAGTTGCAATGGCACGCATCTCTATCGCGGACGGCGTGAACTCGAAACCTATTGGGGACCGCGGCTTGCCGCTTTCTCGTCGGCGGGCTTTGGCCTCGAAGAGATCAATCCCGTGCCCGATGGCGTCGATCTCGAATATTCCGTTGCCGGCGAGTTGCGTATTCGCGCCACGTTCCGCTTCGGTCCGGAAGGCAAGATTCACAGCACGCTTTGCGAACCAGCACGACAGAGCCCGCCGGATCACGGTTGCTGCTAG